From one Bacteroidota bacterium genomic stretch:
- a CDS encoding formimidoylglutamase gives MSLQIYDTLRIAELVRPRQGETRLGEKIQTIPWAYRSNWPDMLDKMSGKYVLLGLPEDVGVRANFGRGGAYSAWIPALSTLLNTQSNQTLDGEEIIVLGHIDFTAAMNAMKNLDVQKAADLERSRELVNEIDDAVYPVIAAIVSAGKEPILIGGGHNNAYGNLKGTALALNKTGTQEIGCINCDAHSDLRPMEGRHSGNGFSYALHDGYLHRYAMIGLHEMFNSSAVLEKITGDERLDASWFEDIFIREKLTFKEAVDRAIAFTKHLPIGLELDLDTIQNIPSSAKTSSGLTTLQARQYVHWVAEQSDVKYFHLAEAAPVLSHIKTALKTGKLIAYLICDYIKARNNKNSA, from the coding sequence ATGTCGCTGCAGATTTATGATACACTTCGTATCGCAGAACTGGTTCGCCCTCGACAGGGAGAAACACGACTCGGAGAAAAGATCCAAACTATTCCCTGGGCCTATCGGTCGAACTGGCCCGATATGCTGGATAAAATGTCCGGCAAGTATGTGCTGCTGGGTTTACCGGAAGATGTCGGTGTAAGAGCGAACTTCGGTCGTGGCGGTGCTTACTCCGCATGGATTCCCGCATTGTCAACGTTGCTCAATACCCAAAGTAATCAGACATTGGATGGAGAGGAAATTATTGTCCTCGGACATATTGATTTCACTGCAGCCATGAATGCAATGAAAAACCTCGACGTACAAAAAGCAGCAGACCTGGAACGTTCTCGTGAACTCGTAAATGAAATTGATGATGCCGTTTATCCTGTCATCGCAGCCATCGTTTCTGCCGGCAAAGAACCCATCCTAATTGGCGGCGGACATAATAACGCCTATGGAAATCTGAAAGGAACAGCACTCGCTTTAAATAAAACCGGAACCCAAGAAATTGGTTGTATCAACTGTGATGCCCATAGTGATTTACGTCCGATGGAAGGTCGACATAGCGGCAATGGCTTCAGCTACGCCCTTCACGACGGCTATCTGCACCGTTATGCTATGATTGGTTTACATGAGATGTTCAATTCCTCTGCTGTCCTCGAAAAAATCACCGGCGATGAACGCCTCGACGCCTCCTGGTTTGAAGATATTTTCATTCGTGAAAAACTGACCTTCAAAGAAGCCGTGGACCGGGCCATCGCCTTCACCAAACATCTTCCCATCGGCCTCGAACTCGATCTCGACACCATACAAAACATCCCCTCCAGTGCAAAAACTTCCAGCGGACTCACCACCCTGCAAGCCCGCCAATATGTACATTGGGTAGCTGAACAATCGGATGTAAAATACTTCCATCTCGCCGAAGCCGCTCCCGTCCTTTCTCATATCAAAACCGCCCTCAAAACCGGTAAACTCATCGCTTATCTCATCTGCGATTATATCAAAGCCCGCAACAACAAAAACTCTGCTTAA
- the ftcD gene encoding glutamate formimidoyltransferase, which yields MKQLIECVPNFSEGKDQNVIQQITDAIRSVERVKLLNVDPGNATNRTVVTIVGEPDAVVEAAFRAIAMAAQLIDMSKHKGEHPRMGATDVCPFIPVANISMEETAAWSKKLAERVGKELNIPVYLYEDAQPNKERSNLSVIRAGEYEGFFKKIKEAQWKPDFGPAEFPAKTGATVIGARDFLIAYNVNLNTKSVKRANSVAFDIREAGRIKVDEKGNKILDSAGNEIRIPGSLKGVKAIGWYIDEYGIAQVSINITKFRETPLHIVFEECYESAHRRGQRVTGSELVGLVPLSAMLEAGKYFLKKQRLSAGVSDEELIHIAVKSMGLDELGPFDPKQRIIEYQLSENQRQLIDMNLVAFANETASESPAPGGGSISAYVGALGVSLGTMVANLSSSKKGWESQWEEFSEWAEKGQVYKKQLLHLVDEDTRAFNGIMEAFKLPKATDEEKAARKAAIQSATRKAIEIPFQVMETAFNSMTVMKAMVEKGNPNSITDAGVGALCARTAVIGAHMNVRINAGGFTDKIFLEEILGKAAKIEADAMKMEKEIIDYINKVIAG from the coding sequence ATGAAACAACTCATCGAATGTGTTCCTAACTTCAGCGAAGGAAAAGACCAAAATGTTATCCAACAAATCACTGACGCTATCCGTTCCGTTGAACGCGTTAAACTATTAAATGTTGATCCGGGTAATGCTACCAACAGAACGGTAGTCACTATCGTCGGTGAACCGGATGCTGTTGTAGAAGCCGCATTTCGTGCAATAGCCATGGCAGCACAACTCATCGACATGAGCAAACATAAAGGAGAACATCCCCGCATGGGCGCTACCGATGTATGCCCTTTTATCCCCGTTGCTAACATCAGCATGGAAGAAACAGCGGCATGGAGTAAAAAACTCGCTGAAAGGGTAGGGAAAGAGTTAAACATTCCCGTCTATCTCTATGAAGATGCACAACCCAATAAAGAACGCAGCAACCTTTCGGTAATACGTGCCGGTGAGTACGAAGGATTTTTTAAGAAAATCAAGGAAGCTCAATGGAAACCTGATTTCGGACCTGCCGAATTTCCTGCAAAAACAGGAGCTACCGTTATTGGTGCCCGCGACTTTCTCATCGCTTATAACGTTAACCTCAATACGAAATCGGTAAAGAGAGCCAACAGTGTTGCTTTTGATATCCGTGAAGCAGGAAGAATAAAAGTGGATGAGAAAGGAAATAAAATCCTGGACAGCGCCGGTAACGAAATACGGATTCCCGGTTCATTGAAAGGAGTTAAAGCGATCGGCTGGTATATCGACGAATACGGCATTGCGCAGGTGTCCATCAACATTACAAAATTCAGAGAAACGCCCTTGCATATTGTCTTTGAAGAATGCTATGAGAGTGCCCATCGCCGCGGACAACGTGTGACGGGCTCGGAGTTGGTCGGACTTGTGCCCTTATCGGCCATGCTGGAAGCAGGAAAATATTTTCTGAAGAAGCAACGCCTCAGCGCCGGAGTGAGTGATGAAGAATTGATACATATTGCCGTCAAATCCATGGGACTCGATGAACTGGGACCCTTTGATCCGAAACAACGCATCATCGAATATCAGCTTTCAGAAAATCAACGGCAACTGATCGATATGAATCTGGTGGCATTTGCCAATGAAACCGCAAGTGAATCACCGGCACCGGGAGGAGGATCTATATCGGCCTATGTCGGTGCACTGGGTGTTTCGTTGGGTACGATGGTGGCTAACCTCAGCTCGTCTAAAAAAGGATGGGAAAGCCAATGGGAAGAATTCAGCGAATGGGCAGAAAAAGGACAAGTGTATAAAAAGCAATTGCTGCATCTGGTGGATGAAGATACAAGAGCCTTTAACGGCATCATGGAGGCTTTCAAACTCCCAAAAGCCACTGACGAGGAAAAAGCCGCACGAAAAGCAGCCATTCAATCCGCCACCCGAAAAGCCATTGAAATTCCATTTCAGGTAATGGAAACCGCCTTCAACAGCATGACCGTAATGAAAGCCATGGTTGAAAAAGGAAATCCAAACTCTATCACCGACGCCGGTGTAGGAGCGCTCTGTGCACGCACAGCCGTCATCGGGGCTCATATGAATGTCCGTATCAATGCCGGAGGTTTCACTGACAAAATCTTCCTGGAAGAAATCCTTGGTAAAGCAGCAAAAATTGAAGCGGATGCGATGAAGATGGAGAAAGAAATTATTGATTATATTAATAAAGTGATTGCTGGTTAA
- a CDS encoding T9SS type A sorting domain-containing protein — MNHFVIVLKKTLCQGTLSINACLVLLLLFPSSSFAGNYTWNGTTNNNWGTASNWSGGIVPGSNDTITINSGKPNLELDQNRTVNRLVLNGSTIDLDTNELYVTQRASFNGGDVIGESLKLRGIYAFFQGTDFNCTLDVVVGQIKFSGGTFDQTGSFEQNGGASGWGAGGCVFNDSVTIKNSGATYLRMGETSGDIFNDKVTFISTGVYALQLSFGDTSQYNGNVFINCTGNGGLSFCAGTNAAAIIGAGKTLSAGSSGLTAGVITLKNIVQSDSTTQSIITTGTSTLSMQGCSFAAAFTVSTPSLLVKTSTFYNVAAFTKTGNATNHWEGGNVFYGTTTINNNTTGSGILRMSLQSGDVYAGDVTFNTSTGYIQVAFADTSTFGGDVTTNNSKVGFSSGSGLLQFNGGEDQALTTAAIISAQKFILTKPGGLLTTNRQITIDSVLTLNGGVLSTDSLITLKAPAIVNGGSNMSHVEGPVKKIGNTAFVFPVGDQGQWNPIEISAPTQTTDAFTARFYLEGQPYGSAADTTIRLLNTCSYWNLTRTTGSSNVYVSLYWDSIACGLYDTTRLIVAAWNGTTWKNVEKEGITGNVMAGKIKSFTLTNYYSSFTWGYKPDPGQPIIIPINPVLNTTTSDPSWNHPISEDYFGYNGSSVLDEGQYWSDLSSNSVLLHNGISSIRHNGGTNGNYWDWRTGWFIPENELPNDWFYLKRSHKKPFPDLLPDGTFVNEMQYFKICNDAVAGRPIFQFNNLTSGFNYELASLYRAHELNLPVKYVELGNEFYFNDEHYKEVFPSSYDYINYANAFTDALKSKVPFADVQVAVVGSSFSENSAGRRSLWLETILSNIQNVTNRPDAITIHEYYTSGLSNPIDFAPYNIGQMFIKPFIKGDDLIANELQAVEDRSSALSLNPPLEVWLTEYNMNDDVSNNVGTWAHGLFNAIQTLKYLESPLITHLSSHAMTSDAVYGNIFESNRGFQNLAEGQLPENVKLVGAGNFETTPFGFTASGAAQNEIALAMKGTGVEAHRIDFSPNSTAIGNISYFDANGNYVTSNNLLNLYGWSFEKEEGFEAIILNLGQAVYSIGNPSDLTSINPITNVPQSMVQLTTIDPTTGLGSIVTLPVANQLNNNLYTTGEINIASGVVSIPPHSLTRIIYRNPGTITVRLTDDEICEGTTTSVLVQGANFNSTITLEVKQGSTTVYSNSISDSLFHLPTNLDPGTYTLFANDGSVTSDPVNLIIHPAISVVATAETSEPCADIPEITLSANVTTSNQNSNLSHSYSYLWVPDGEITDHNPFQQSININNINMKTNAYQVFVYDGFCWASSNIIELDRGPVSVDLGNDFTVCDNNVDFDLRANTTLSPMVNTGTLHYKWYENNIEIPSATTADITVPNPGIGIIPWTYKVQVWSDNGVDNNEGCPQWDEITVNVVPCCSCSSAVELNPYAYSVFIETVETVYNVSHTEDLISAINGTTISTPTYDLLNKTVTISPGSTGTPTICINGEFWVKNFVYTLNNIDNPINTIIIEKCTLRLGEDARIRVRGLSKLILKGCLVETCSTSTMWDGIYVDIYDQAVTEPELEITEYVTTSTRTTIRDAKNALVLRRDSPFMIEKCDFDNNYVDVLMEKYNKSISQDRSGNGVNAFSQKNYIRSCSFSKTGSLLAPYAGIQKLAGIRLRDVERVVIGDSSMNSSVSSNTFSDASYGIMAYNAGFECYNNTFSNILYDVDGASVEEKHKGSCIYSYSASDYNDRKTIIGCKNFNSGAPASHKNIFTSSVNGIVSVGEMNLKVFNNVFGDDEGDLNEAISNTGVWVVSPANKEVYITRENTFYNYNVGVKGFISDPRGKFNVGENLFLGTCSIPSTPQSFQGTAIWVGSKYSFNWIPNVPYVSIFENTIGEPGSDIFQPRLGIFVSLITSALISNNHIYFDHSSVPPYPSLGIWMQGSSQSKISGNTISNQSTSNSLSNLLLGIRLDNNINPCISTNTLNYMGNSIQFLGNHGQVALAENTMNYYDNAISLINADIGVQGLFDPTNNQKRTDDNLFYHNPAGLQPDRVIGTTGLGVPISWYFDNSSPANNQIYNPDINNNIGPQLLVEQGVTPNLAPLECPVITNPVARNLAFGFITGDSARYNEEYMEYFNHFAKSGLYEVLKNDTNLISMDNAADSSFEAFYEEMSASNFAKFDSVRNYIEAGDFLAAEQVLEGINDTNAVEGYFKSVYELCLNKSITDSALTNSDSSFFYDIANLNALQGGEASYISRNRLFYEVHDGALAGGSRIRNIQTMASNIFEVLIYPVPAKDNIYLTYKNDLPDCIYIYDGQQRRVLKSENVNSIDLSSLSAGCYFLEFMKDQKRLDSKKLIKLK, encoded by the coding sequence ATGAATCATTTCGTCATTGTCTTAAAAAAGACCTTGTGCCAAGGCACTTTGTCAATTAACGCCTGTTTAGTTCTTTTGCTATTGTTTCCTTCTTCATCTTTTGCCGGTAATTACACCTGGAACGGTACTACAAACAATAATTGGGGCACAGCTTCCAACTGGTCAGGCGGGATTGTCCCCGGGTCTAACGACACCATCACCATCAATTCCGGGAAACCCAATCTGGAACTTGATCAGAATCGAACTGTGAACCGGCTTGTTCTGAACGGGAGCACAATAGATTTAGATACCAATGAATTATATGTCACTCAACGTGCCTCATTTAATGGTGGTGATGTCATAGGAGAGTCATTAAAACTAAGAGGAATTTATGCTTTTTTTCAAGGTACAGATTTTAATTGTACCTTAGATGTTGTGGTAGGACAAATAAAGTTTTCTGGAGGTACATTTGACCAGACCGGCTCCTTTGAACAAAACGGCGGTGCCAGTGGTTGGGGTGCGGGAGGCTGTGTTTTTAATGATTCAGTAACTATTAAAAACTCGGGGGCTACCTATCTCCGTATGGGAGAAACTTCCGGTGATATCTTTAACGACAAGGTTACTTTTATCAGTACCGGCGTTTATGCTCTGCAATTGTCGTTTGGCGATACCAGCCAGTACAATGGAAATGTATTTATTAATTGCACCGGCAATGGCGGCCTTAGCTTTTGTGCAGGGACCAATGCCGCTGCTATCATCGGTGCGGGGAAGACCCTTTCAGCAGGAAGCAGTGGGTTGACAGCTGGAGTGATTACACTTAAAAATATTGTGCAATCCGATTCAACCACCCAATCCATTATTACTACAGGCACCAGTACCTTAAGTATGCAGGGCTGTTCCTTTGCCGCGGCATTTACTGTTTCTACCCCCAGCCTGTTGGTGAAGACCAGTACTTTTTACAATGTAGCCGCTTTCACTAAAACCGGTAATGCCACCAACCACTGGGAAGGCGGCAATGTGTTTTACGGAACCACCACCATCAACAACAATACCACCGGATCGGGTATACTGCGTATGTCATTGCAGTCGGGTGATGTGTACGCGGGAGATGTGACTTTTAATACCAGCACCGGATATATTCAGGTTGCCTTTGCCGATACAAGTACCTTTGGAGGAGATGTGACTACCAACAATTCAAAAGTGGGCTTCAGTTCAGGCAGCGGACTTCTGCAATTTAACGGAGGCGAAGATCAGGCCCTGACCACCGCAGCCATTATTTCTGCTCAGAAATTCATATTAACAAAACCCGGTGGCCTGCTCACCACCAACCGACAAATTACCATCGACAGTGTCCTCACATTAAACGGAGGAGTACTAAGTACCGATTCGCTGATCACGTTAAAAGCACCGGCAATTGTAAATGGTGGAAGTAACATGAGCCATGTAGAAGGACCTGTGAAAAAAATCGGGAATACGGCTTTTGTTTTTCCGGTGGGTGATCAGGGGCAATGGAACCCCATTGAAATTTCAGCACCAACTCAAACTACGGATGCATTCACCGCCCGATTTTATCTTGAAGGACAACCCTATGGTAGTGCAGCAGATACCACCATTCGTTTATTAAATACATGCAGCTATTGGAATTTAACCCGCACAACAGGCTCTAGTAATGTATATGTGTCGCTTTACTGGGACAGTATTGCCTGCGGATTATACGATACTACAAGGTTAATTGTAGCCGCATGGAATGGCACAACCTGGAAAAATGTAGAGAAAGAAGGAATCACCGGAAATGTGATGGCAGGTAAAATCAAGAGTTTTACATTGACGAATTATTACTCTTCATTTACCTGGGGATACAAACCTGATCCAGGCCAGCCAATTATTATCCCTATTAATCCCGTGCTAAATACCACCACTTCAGATCCTTCCTGGAATCATCCCATCTCTGAGGATTATTTTGGTTACAATGGCTCCAGTGTATTAGATGAAGGACAATATTGGTCTGATCTTTCTTCCAACTCAGTTTTACTGCACAATGGAATCAGCAGCATTCGGCATAATGGTGGAACAAATGGTAATTACTGGGATTGGCGAACAGGATGGTTTATTCCGGAAAATGAACTGCCCAATGATTGGTTTTACCTGAAACGATCGCATAAAAAACCGTTTCCTGATTTACTTCCCGATGGAACTTTTGTAAATGAAATGCAGTATTTTAAAATATGTAATGATGCTGTTGCCGGGCGACCCATTTTCCAATTCAACAATCTGACATCTGGCTTTAACTACGAACTGGCGAGCCTTTACAGAGCGCACGAGTTGAATCTACCTGTTAAGTATGTAGAATTAGGAAATGAGTTCTATTTTAATGATGAGCATTATAAAGAAGTATTTCCCTCCTCTTATGATTATATTAACTATGCTAATGCATTTACTGATGCTTTAAAAAGCAAGGTGCCTTTTGCAGATGTTCAGGTGGCGGTAGTTGGATCATCGTTTAGTGAAAACTCGGCCGGACGTAGATCACTTTGGTTGGAAACAATACTTTCCAACATACAAAACGTCACAAACCGTCCTGATGCCATCACCATTCATGAATATTATACCAGTGGATTGAGCAACCCTATTGATTTTGCTCCTTATAATATCGGACAAATGTTCATCAAGCCTTTTATAAAAGGTGACGATCTTATCGCTAATGAACTGCAGGCTGTTGAAGACAGGAGTAGTGCATTAAGTTTGAATCCTCCTTTAGAAGTCTGGCTCACCGAGTATAACATGAATGATGATGTAAGTAATAATGTAGGGACATGGGCGCATGGATTATTCAATGCGATTCAAACATTGAAGTATCTGGAATCACCTTTAATCACTCATCTGAGCTCACATGCCATGACATCAGATGCAGTATATGGCAATATTTTTGAATCGAACAGGGGTTTTCAAAACCTTGCAGAGGGACAGCTACCTGAAAATGTTAAATTAGTTGGTGCCGGTAACTTCGAAACTACTCCATTCGGCTTTACAGCTTCCGGTGCCGCACAAAACGAGATTGCATTGGCCATGAAAGGAACTGGGGTGGAAGCGCATAGAATTGATTTCAGTCCAAATTCTACAGCAATAGGAAATATTAGTTACTTTGACGCAAATGGAAATTATGTAACCAGCAATAATTTGTTGAATCTATATGGATGGTCCTTTGAAAAGGAGGAAGGTTTTGAAGCTATCATTTTAAATTTGGGACAAGCTGTTTATTCGATAGGCAATCCATCAGATTTAACTTCTATCAATCCTATAACAAATGTACCTCAAAGTATGGTGCAATTAACTACTATAGATCCAACTACAGGTTTAGGAAGTATCGTAACACTTCCCGTGGCAAATCAGCTTAATAATAATTTATATACAACAGGCGAAATTAATATTGCTAGTGGAGTGGTATCAATTCCTCCTCACTCGCTTACTCGAATCATCTACAGAAATCCCGGTACAATCACAGTTCGTTTAACCGATGATGAAATCTGTGAAGGGACAACTACCTCTGTTCTGGTTCAAGGAGCAAATTTTAATTCAACTATTACATTGGAGGTAAAACAAGGATCTACAACCGTTTATTCTAATAGCATTTCTGATTCACTCTTCCATCTTCCTACTAACCTGGATCCGGGTACATATACCCTTTTCGCCAATGATGGCAGTGTCACATCCGATCCTGTAAATTTAATTATTCATCCTGCAATCAGCGTTGTGGCTACTGCCGAGACATCAGAACCATGTGCCGACATCCCTGAAATCACATTAAGCGCAAATGTAACGACATCAAATCAAAACTCTAACCTTAGCCATTCCTATTCTTATCTTTGGGTTCCTGATGGCGAAATAACAGATCATAATCCTTTTCAGCAGTCCATTAATATTAATAACATTAATATGAAGACGAATGCTTATCAGGTATTTGTTTACGATGGATTTTGTTGGGCAAGCAGTAATATAATTGAACTCGACCGAGGTCCGGTAAGTGTTGATTTAGGCAATGATTTTACGGTATGTGACAATAATGTAGATTTTGATTTGCGAGCAAATACTACTTTATCACCTATGGTGAATACCGGGACCTTACATTATAAATGGTATGAGAATAATATTGAAATTCCTTCTGCAACCACAGCGGACATAACAGTGCCGAATCCAGGTATAGGAATAATACCTTGGACTTACAAGGTGCAAGTATGGTCTGACAACGGGGTAGATAACAACGAAGGATGCCCCCAATGGGATGAAATAACAGTGAATGTAGTACCATGTTGCAGTTGTTCTTCTGCTGTAGAATTAAATCCATATGCTTATTCGGTATTTATAGAAACTGTTGAAACGGTATATAATGTGTCACATACAGAGGATTTGATTAGTGCAATAAATGGCACAACCATTTCAACTCCAACGTACGATTTACTCAACAAAACTGTTACTATTTCTCCTGGAAGTACTGGAACTCCCACTATCTGTATAAACGGAGAGTTTTGGGTAAAAAATTTCGTGTATACTCTTAATAATATTGATAATCCCATTAATACAATAATCATCGAAAAATGTACATTACGTTTAGGTGAAGATGCTAGAATTAGAGTAAGAGGTTTGTCGAAGCTAATTTTGAAAGGATGCCTGGTAGAAACCTGTAGTACTTCCACCATGTGGGATGGCATTTACGTTGACATATATGATCAGGCAGTTACTGAACCCGAGTTGGAGATCACAGAATATGTTACTACTTCTACTCGAACCACCATCCGAGATGCAAAAAATGCGTTAGTGTTGCGCCGGGATTCACCATTTATGATTGAAAAGTGTGATTTTGATAATAATTATGTGGATGTACTGATGGAGAAGTATAATAAATCCATTAGCCAGGACAGATCAGGCAATGGCGTGAATGCCTTTTCTCAAAAAAACTATATTAGAAGTTGTAGTTTTTCAAAAACAGGTAGCTTGCTAGCCCCTTATGCCGGTATCCAAAAACTGGCCGGTATCCGCTTACGAGATGTGGAACGGGTGGTGATTGGGGACAGTTCAATGAACTCGAGTGTTTCATCCAATACGTTTTCCGATGCGAGTTATGGTATTATGGCATACAATGCCGGATTTGAGTGTTACAACAATACATTCAGCAATATACTTTATGATGTTGATGGAGCGTCGGTAGAAGAAAAACATAAAGGCTCCTGCATTTATTCCTACTCTGCAAGCGATTACAACGACCGTAAAACGATTATCGGTTGCAAGAATTTCAATTCGGGTGCACCGGCATCGCATAAAAATATTTTTACTTCATCTGTGAATGGCATTGTTTCAGTTGGAGAGATGAATTTGAAGGTGTTTAATAATGTGTTTGGTGATGATGAAGGTGATTTGAACGAAGCAATAAGTAATACCGGGGTATGGGTAGTTTCACCCGCAAATAAGGAAGTATATATTACCAGAGAAAATACATTTTACAATTATAATGTTGGAGTAAAAGGTTTTATATCTGATCCTAGAGGGAAATTCAATGTTGGTGAAAACTTATTCTTAGGAACCTGTTCCATTCCTTCTACTCCTCAATCTTTTCAAGGAACTGCCATCTGGGTAGGCAGTAAGTACTCCTTTAATTGGATACCTAATGTTCCCTATGTGAGTATATTCGAAAATACAATTGGTGAACCGGGTTCAGATATATTTCAACCACGTCTGGGTATTTTTGTTTCGCTAATAACGAGTGCACTAATTTCGAATAACCATATCTATTTTGATCATTCTTCGGTGCCGCCATATCCGTCTCTGGGTATTTGGATGCAGGGAAGTTCTCAATCTAAAATTTCCGGTAATACGATTAGTAATCAGTCCACATCAAACTCATTATCGAATCTTCTTTTAGGTATACGTTTGGATAATAACATCAACCCCTGCATCAGCACCAACACACTGAATTATATGGGCAACAGCATTCAGTTTTTAGGCAACCATGGTCAGGTAGCATTGGCTGAAAATACAATGAATTATTACGACAACGCTATTTCATTGATCAATGCGGATATCGGAGTACAGGGACTGTTTGATCCAACTAATAATCAAAAACGTACTGATGACAATTTGTTTTATCATAACCCGGCAGGCTTGCAACCGGACAGGGTGATCGGAACAACAGGTCTTGGAGTACCTATTTCCTGGTATTTTGATAATTCGTCTCCCGCTAATAACCAAATATATAATCCGGATATTAATAATAATATTGGTCCACAATTATTAGTTGAACAAGGAGTTACTCCAAACCTTGCTCCATTAGAATGCCCGGTGATTACAAATCCTGTGGCGCGCAATTTGGCCTTTGGATTCATCACCGGTGATTCAGCAAGATATAATGAGGAGTATATGGAATATTTCAATCATTTTGCAAAAAGTGGGTTGTATGAAGTACTTAAAAATGATACGAATCTGATTAGTATGGATAATGCGGCTGATTCTTCTTTCGAAGCTTTTTATGAAGAAATGAGCGCAAGTAATTTTGCAAAATTTGACAGTGTCAGAAATTATATTGAAGCTGGAGATTTCTTAGCCGCAGAGCAAGTGCTGGAGGGCATCAACGATACCAATGCCGTGGAAGGTTATTTTAAATCGGTTTATGAATTATGTTTGAACAAGAGCATAACAGATTCAGCACTTACTAATTCTGACAGTAGCTTTTTCTATGATATCGCGAACTTGAATGCGTTGCAAGGAGGAGAAGCATCCTATATCAGCCGTAACCGATTGTTTTATGAAGTGCATGACGGAGCATTGGCAGGAGGATCCAGAATAAGAAATATTCAGACAATGGCATCTAACATATTTGAGGTGCTGATATACCCTGTACCTGCAAAGGACAACATCTATCTTACTTATAAAAACGATTTACCTGATTGCATTTATATCTATGATGGACAACAGCGCAGAGTGTTGAAATCGGAGAATGTGAATTCAATTGATTTAAGTTCTCTTTCTGCAGGATGTTATTTTTTGGAATTTATGAAAGATCAAAAAAGATTGGACAGTAAGAAGCTCATCAAGTTAAAATGA